A region of Nitrospinota bacterium DNA encodes the following proteins:
- a CDS encoding ferritin family protein → MVAIEKGEMTAVEVINTAIYNEKLAAEHYEILCDMCLRAGNPSVSDFFHHQANRERGHYNRLIKLKRKRGKDNSPAVGEYIRWVLSESGAGAKFLPSLNMDEALKMVESRENDACRFYSEAARKTTDPELAGIFAALAEEESHHQYLARKLRTDFEQKGIIDEMDYVDLGFE, encoded by the coding sequence ATGGTAGCCATAGAAAAAGGCGAAATGACCGCCGTAGAGGTGATCAACACCGCCATATATAACGAGAAACTGGCCGCCGAGCATTATGAGATCCTGTGTGACATGTGCTTGAGGGCGGGGAACCCTTCAGTGTCGGATTTCTTCCATCATCAGGCCAACCGGGAACGGGGCCACTATAACCGGCTCATTAAGCTTAAAAGGAAACGGGGCAAGGATAACAGCCCGGCCGTGGGCGAATACATCCGCTGGGTGTTAAGCGAGTCGGGCGCCGGGGCCAAATTCCTCCCCTCCCTGAACATGGACGAAGCTCTCAAGATGGTGGAGAGCCGGGAGAACGACGCCTGCCGGTTCTATTCGGAAGCCGCCAGGAAAACCACGGATCCGGAGCTGGCGGGAATTTTCGCCGCCCTGGCCGAGGAGGAAAGCCATCACCAGTACCTGGCCAGAAAGCTACGAACGGATTTTGAGCAGAAGGGCATCATAGACGAGATGGATTACGTGGATCTCGGTTTTGAATAA
- a CDS encoding response regulator produces the protein MLSKTIFLVEDNPDDVALTLRAFKQANISNNISIARNGEEALDMLFAMEKLPAVVLLDLNLPKMDGLEVLKALRENERTSMLPVVILTSSMEDRDIAEGYALGANSYIVKPVDFGQFATAAKQVGLYWLVLNETPPKQ, from the coding sequence ATGTTATCGAAAACCATATTTCTGGTGGAGGATAATCCGGACGATGTGGCGCTTACCTTGAGGGCGTTTAAACAAGCCAACATCAGTAACAACATCTCCATCGCCAGGAACGGCGAGGAGGCGCTGGACATGCTGTTCGCCATGGAAAAATTGCCAGCGGTGGTCCTGCTGGACTTGAACCTGCCGAAAATGGACGGGCTGGAGGTGTTAAAGGCGCTCCGCGAAAACGAGAGGACCAGTATGCTACCAGTGGTGATCCTCACATCATCCATGGAGGATAGGGATATTGCGGAGGGGTATGCGTTGGGCGCCAACAGTTACATCGTCAAGCCGGTGGACTTCGGCCAATTCGCCACGGCGGCCAAACAGGTGGGGTTGTACTGGCTCGTGCTGAACGAGACGCCGCCCAAACAGTAA
- a CDS encoding HAMP domain-containing protein: MGFSILSSLLPRIILLALISTIPSAFLIFSAAVDQKRVMSEHINQEMASLVKLMVVKHEVLINSVYDTLFLISKEIGGHWNDAEAARSIISSAINQHPYFANIGVLSPEGDLMYSAVKPAERSNFADRPYFRRALETGAFSIGELQVGRIVKKPTVNFAYPVKGDGGKLNGVAFIALSVEHMVELIKEINAPSYTAITVLDRQGKIVTRWPGQSRWVGVSTANTPLMQNVMAKRNGVETMTGVDGEPRIYSYATLSRPGYGPVFFMIAGTPEQAALAEVDRAFNRHMLYLFLATSLAMSGAWVLGKRLVINKIEKLAGAAREIAASGAMGARTGLEHGKDEIGQLALAFDEMAETLEKKAVELEKSRVEVHRAKEELERRVAERTVQLEEANKELEAFSYSVSHDLRAPLRTVDGFSLALYEDYQGKLDDAARDYLGRIRSGARRMGELIDDMLKLSRISRTQAKTGLVDLSRLALSIVENLRIANPDREVEFDVQAGMKAEGDEDLLRIALENLLGNSWKFTSNVPQARVEFKARLGEKGERLYYVRDNGAGFDMKYASRLFGVFQRLHDASEFQGTGVGLATVQRIIHKHGGRISAESEPGKGAVFYFTLRKPGEAETDVIENHISGGG; this comes from the coding sequence ATGGGGTTTTCAATTCTTTCCAGTCTTCTTCCCAGGATAATCCTGCTCGCGCTCATATCAACCATCCCTTCAGCTTTCCTCATTTTCAGCGCCGCCGTGGATCAAAAGCGGGTGATGAGCGAACACATCAACCAGGAAATGGCCTCCCTCGTCAAGCTTATGGTTGTAAAGCACGAGGTGCTTATCAATAGCGTCTACGACACGCTTTTCCTCATCTCCAAGGAAATCGGCGGCCACTGGAACGACGCTGAAGCGGCGCGTTCTATCATCAGCTCCGCCATAAACCAGCATCCATATTTCGCCAATATCGGCGTCCTGTCGCCAGAAGGCGACCTTATGTATTCGGCGGTGAAACCAGCAGAGCGGTCCAACTTCGCCGACAGGCCCTATTTCAGGAGGGCGCTGGAGACCGGCGCGTTCTCCATCGGGGAACTCCAGGTGGGCCGGATTGTCAAAAAGCCCACCGTCAATTTCGCGTATCCGGTAAAAGGTGATGGGGGCAAACTTAACGGTGTGGCGTTCATCGCTTTATCCGTGGAGCATATGGTGGAATTGATCAAGGAGATCAACGCCCCCTCATATACGGCCATCACGGTGCTGGACAGGCAGGGGAAAATAGTCACCCGGTGGCCCGGGCAGTCCCGCTGGGTGGGGGTTTCTACGGCGAACACCCCGCTTATGCAAAACGTTATGGCCAAAAGGAACGGGGTGGAGACCATGACTGGGGTGGACGGTGAGCCCAGGATTTATTCCTACGCCACCTTGTCCCGTCCGGGGTACGGGCCAGTATTCTTCATGATAGCCGGAACGCCGGAGCAGGCGGCCCTGGCCGAAGTGGACCGGGCTTTTAACCGTCACATGCTTTATTTGTTCCTGGCAACCTCTCTTGCAATGTCCGGGGCGTGGGTTCTGGGCAAAAGGCTGGTCATTAACAAAATAGAAAAACTGGCGGGCGCGGCCAGGGAAATCGCGGCATCGGGAGCTATGGGGGCCAGGACCGGCCTTGAACACGGGAAAGACGAGATTGGCCAGCTGGCCCTGGCCTTCGACGAAATGGCCGAGACGCTGGAGAAAAAGGCCGTGGAGCTTGAAAAATCCAGGGTGGAGGTCCATCGCGCCAAGGAGGAACTGGAAAGGCGGGTTGCCGAGCGCACGGTTCAGCTGGAAGAGGCCAACAAGGAACTGGAGGCGTTCAGTTATTCGGTATCCCACGATCTAAGGGCGCCTTTAAGGACGGTGGACGGTTTCAGCCTTGCGCTATATGAGGACTACCAGGGCAAACTGGATGACGCCGCCAGGGATTACCTTGGCAGGATACGCTCCGGCGCCAGGAGGATGGGCGAATTGATCGACGACATGCTCAAACTCTCCCGCATAAGCCGGACACAAGCGAAGACGGGTTTGGTGGACTTAAGCAGGCTGGCGCTCTCGATTGTGGAAAATCTCAGGATAGCCAATCCGGACAGGGAGGTGGAGTTTGATGTCCAGGCGGGTATGAAAGCCGAAGGGGACGAGGATCTCCTGCGCATAGCCCTGGAAAACCTGCTGGGCAACAGCTGGAAGTTCACCTCGAATGTCCCGCAAGCCAGGGTGGAGTTTAAGGCCAGGTTGGGTGAAAAGGGGGAGAGGCTCTATTACGTCCGGGACAACGGCGCCGGGTTCGATATGAAATACGCATCCAGGCTGTTCGGGGTATTCCAGCGGCTACATGACGCCAGCGAGTTCCAGGGCACCGGAGTGGGCCTGGCCACGGTACAACGGATTATCCATAAACACGGCGGGCGGATATCCGCCGAATCGGAGCCAGGCAAAGGAGCTGTTTTCTATTTTACTTTAAGGAAACCGGGGGAGGCTGAAACCGATGTTATCGAAAACCATATTTCTGGTGGAGGATAA
- a CDS encoding long-chain fatty acid--CoA ligase: MTTRTDKYPAPRNIDIPEKPLTSLVMAAVAKYPENVALSFFGTAITYRQLDRYIQQAMNVLRSVGVEKGDRVAIMAPNSPQAVIAYQAILRIGAVVSQTNPLYVEREIKEQFNDAGVAVVVTLNLFAPKIKAVMGSTALRKALVFRLEEFMPWPMSWLFQLKLALERRSVPNVVHPDFLNWDELVRSAPGQAEHASVDPLDTALLQYTGGTTGAAKGVALTHRNVLSNALQCRAWFTAAEEGKEVFMLALPMFHAFGMTAGLNLGFSLAGKIVLVPKFEADTVMKLIEKHRATIFPGVPAMYVAINNHPKAPKRNISSIKYCVSGAAPLALEVKSRFESLTGGKLVEGYGLTEASPCTHCNPLDWAKPGSIGLPLPNTESLIVKGEEAETASTGEMGELIVRGPQVMAGYHNRPNETARVVKSGWLFTGDMGYMDEEGYVFLMDRKKEMIISGGCNVYPKEVEDVLFSLQGVLEAAVVGVRDSQMGEKVVAAVVLKPGIKLDEKEVIAHCKRLVASYKAPKKIYFMESLPKTVIGKVLKRVLKEEIEKMSLRLPH, translated from the coding sequence ATGACAACCAGGACGGATAAATATCCCGCTCCCCGGAATATAGACATTCCGGAGAAGCCGTTAACCAGCCTTGTTATGGCCGCAGTGGCCAAGTACCCCGAGAATGTGGCGTTAAGCTTTTTCGGTACCGCCATTACTTACCGCCAGCTGGACAGATACATCCAGCAGGCCATGAACGTCCTGCGGTCGGTGGGGGTGGAAAAGGGGGACCGGGTGGCCATAATGGCGCCCAACTCTCCCCAGGCAGTAATAGCCTACCAGGCCATACTGCGTATTGGGGCCGTGGTGTCGCAAACAAACCCCCTCTACGTAGAGCGGGAGATAAAGGAGCAGTTTAACGACGCCGGGGTTGCCGTAGTTGTCACGCTGAACCTTTTCGCTCCGAAGATAAAAGCGGTTATGGGCTCCACGGCGCTTCGCAAGGCGCTGGTGTTCCGGCTGGAGGAATTTATGCCATGGCCCATGTCGTGGCTGTTCCAGCTTAAGCTGGCGCTGGAGCGCCGGAGCGTCCCCAATGTTGTCCATCCCGATTTCCTCAATTGGGACGAGCTTGTCCGCTCGGCCCCGGGTCAGGCGGAGCATGCTTCCGTTGACCCGCTGGACACGGCTTTGCTCCAATACACAGGCGGCACCACCGGCGCGGCCAAAGGGGTGGCCCTCACCCATCGCAACGTGTTGTCCAACGCCCTGCAATGCCGGGCATGGTTCACCGCCGCCGAGGAGGGTAAAGAGGTGTTCATGCTGGCCCTGCCCATGTTCCACGCCTTCGGCATGACGGCGGGGCTTAACCTGGGGTTTTCGCTGGCGGGCAAGATAGTGCTTGTGCCAAAGTTCGAGGCCGATACGGTGATGAAACTCATCGAAAAACACAGGGCCACCATTTTCCCCGGAGTGCCGGCCATGTACGTGGCCATCAACAACCATCCCAAGGCGCCTAAACGGAACATCTCCTCCATCAAATACTGCGTTTCCGGGGCCGCCCCGCTGGCGCTGGAGGTGAAATCCAGGTTCGAGAGCCTCACCGGGGGCAAACTGGTGGAAGGGTACGGCCTTACCGAAGCCAGTCCCTGTACCCATTGCAACCCGCTGGATTGGGCAAAACCGGGAAGCATCGGCCTGCCATTGCCCAACACCGAAAGCCTGATAGTCAAAGGCGAGGAGGCGGAAACCGCATCCACGGGGGAAATGGGGGAGCTTATCGTGCGCGGCCCGCAGGTTATGGCCGGTTATCACAACCGGCCCAACGAGACCGCCCGGGTGGTCAAAAGCGGCTGGCTGTTCACAGGGGACATGGGGTACATGGACGAGGAAGGTTATGTGTTCCTCATGGACAGGAAAAAAGAGATGATCATCTCCGGCGGGTGTAACGTTTACCCCAAAGAGGTGGAAGACGTCCTGTTCTCACTGCAAGGGGTGCTGGAGGCCGCCGTGGTAGGGGTGCGCGACAGCCAGATGGGGGAGAAGGTGGTGGCGGCGGTGGTGTTAAAACCGGGAATAAAACTGGATGAAAAAGAGGTGATAGCCCATTGCAAGCGCCTGGTGGCCTCATACAAGGCGCCCAAGAAAATCTATTTCATGGAGAGCCTGCCAAAAACCGTCATCGGCAAGGTGCTTAAAAGGGTGCTTAAAGAAGAAATCGAGAAGATGTCTCTGCGGTTACCGCACTGA